In Sphingopyxis sp. 113P3, one DNA window encodes the following:
- a CDS encoding TonB-dependent receptor, producing the protein MKKKLLMAGSLAALAMTMPAHADEAADSEQTIVVTAQKREQRLIDVPQSVSVVSGDALENVQATNFADYLKLVPGLQLNQTTPGFGRLVLRGVNTGGVASTVAVYQDETTFGSSSGLANGAILAGDFDTFDIERVEVLRGPQGTIYGASSMGGVLKYVTRKPDTSALEVRARASIETVKGGDESYLGSAVVNLPLGQTVAFRASGFYRDFGGFIDSIGTAGSDIEKDINSSKSYGGRASVLFKPSENFSVQLSAYLQNLKTDASNSVDSDPATGRTLYGRLSQSQFVPEFTDVRYRVYSAVVDADLGFANLVSATSYSSLSQSFRGDLTTQYGGLIELFFGVPNDFYQGQLTRVRRFSQEIRLQSPENERFEWLLGAYYTREKGIIDQTFHAVEPGTLTPIDGLPLLGVAAINSRYRELAGFANATIHFGERFDLTFGGRYSGNRQRADQISDGVLAGGLIELPEARSSENVFTFSLAPQFEISDQATLYARVAKGFRPGGPNVLAPGAPAELATYGSDSLISYEVGLKAETLDRSFAIDVAAFHIDWKDIQVFGQVNDFGVNFNGGKAKSEGAEFTATLRPTRGLTLSVNGAYTNARLKDDTPPLVGGFAGDRLPYTPKFSIGANADYEWALGGDTKAYVGASVRSLSKQPAGFDFEFRTLNGRQRYLPSYEVVDLRAGVDFGPYSLELYAKNLTDSEGKTSLEAPANVPLGAAGTAVIRPRTFGVTLTAGF; encoded by the coding sequence ATGAAGAAGAAATTGCTGATGGCGGGCAGCCTTGCGGCGCTGGCGATGACCATGCCGGCGCACGCGGACGAAGCGGCCGATAGCGAGCAGACGATTGTCGTCACCGCGCAAAAGCGCGAGCAGCGGCTGATCGACGTGCCGCAGTCGGTGAGCGTTGTCTCGGGCGATGCGCTCGAAAACGTCCAGGCTACGAATTTTGCGGACTATCTGAAGCTCGTCCCGGGGCTCCAGCTCAACCAGACGACCCCGGGCTTCGGCCGCCTCGTGCTGCGCGGCGTCAACACCGGCGGCGTCGCATCGACGGTGGCGGTCTACCAGGACGAGACGACCTTCGGCTCGAGCAGCGGTCTTGCGAACGGCGCAATCCTCGCGGGCGATTTCGACACGTTCGACATCGAGCGGGTCGAGGTCCTGCGCGGCCCGCAGGGCACGATCTACGGCGCAAGCTCGATGGGCGGCGTCCTCAAATATGTGACGCGCAAACCCGATACCAGCGCGCTCGAAGTGCGTGCACGCGCCAGTATCGAGACCGTCAAGGGCGGCGATGAATCCTATCTTGGCAGCGCTGTTGTCAATCTGCCGCTCGGCCAGACGGTCGCCTTTCGTGCGTCGGGCTTCTACCGCGACTTTGGCGGTTTCATCGATTCGATCGGTACTGCAGGTTCGGATATCGAAAAGGACATCAACAGCTCGAAAAGCTATGGCGGGCGCGCCTCGGTGCTGTTCAAGCCGTCCGAAAATTTCTCGGTTCAGCTCAGCGCCTATCTCCAGAATCTGAAGACCGACGCATCAAACAGCGTCGACAGCGATCCGGCGACCGGGCGGACGCTTTACGGACGGCTTTCGCAATCGCAGTTCGTCCCCGAATTCACCGACGTGCGCTACCGCGTCTACAGCGCTGTCGTCGATGCCGATCTTGGCTTTGCCAACCTCGTGTCGGCAACGAGCTACAGCAGCTTGTCGCAGTCGTTCCGCGGGGATCTTACGACCCAATATGGCGGGCTCATCGAGCTCTTTTTCGGGGTTCCCAACGATTTCTATCAAGGTCAGCTCACCCGCGTCCGGCGCTTCTCGCAGGAAATTCGCCTTCAATCCCCCGAGAATGAGCGGTTTGAGTGGCTCCTTGGCGCCTATTACACGCGCGAGAAGGGGATCATCGATCAGACCTTCCATGCGGTCGAGCCGGGGACGCTCACCCCCATCGATGGCCTCCCGCTGCTCGGCGTCGCCGCGATCAACTCGCGCTACCGCGAGCTTGCGGGCTTTGCCAATGCGACAATCCATTTCGGCGAGCGCTTCGATCTGACCTTTGGCGGCCGCTACAGTGGAAACAGGCAAAGGGCTGACCAGATTTCGGACGGCGTCCTTGCCGGCGGGCTCATCGAGCTTCCCGAGGCGCGCTCGTCGGAGAATGTTTTCACCTTCTCGCTCGCGCCGCAGTTCGAGATCAGCGATCAGGCCACCCTCTATGCCCGCGTCGCCAAGGGCTTCCGCCCCGGCGGGCCCAATGTGCTTGCGCCAGGGGCCCCGGCAGAGCTTGCAACCTATGGCTCGGACTCGCTCATCAGCTATGAAGTCGGCCTCAAGGCGGAAACCCTCGACCGCAGCTTTGCCATCGATGTCGCGGCCTTCCATATCGACTGGAAGGACATTCAGGTCTTCGGCCAGGTCAATGATTTCGGGGTCAACTTCAACGGCGGCAAGGCGAAGAGCGAGGGCGCCGAGTTCACGGCCACCCTGCGCCCGACGCGCGGGCTCACCCTCTCGGTCAACGGCGCTTACACCAATGCCCGGCTGAAGGATGACACGCCCCCGCTCGTCGGCGGCTTCGCGGGCGACCGTCTGCCCTATACGCCCAAGTTCAGCATCGGCGCCAACGCCGATTATGAGTGGGCGCTCGGCGGCGACACCAAGGCCTATGTCGGCGCTTCGGTGCGCAGTCTCTCGAAACAGCCTGCGGGTTTCGATTTCGAGTTCCGCACGCTGAACGGCCGTCAGCGCTATCTTCCCTCCTACGAGGTTGTCGATTTGCGCGCCGGCGTCGATTTCGGTCCATATTCGCTCGAGCTCTACGCGAAGAATCTGACCGACAGCGAAGGCAAGACGTCGCTCGAGGCACCGGCGAATGTGCCCCTGGGCGCCGCGGGGACCGCGGTGATCCGGCCGCGAACCTTTGGCGTAACGCTGACCGCCGGCTTCTGA
- a CDS encoding DUF1611 domain-containing protein, whose protein sequence is MATVLQQRVDADRAGVPTLPQPYLLFLGDTVEPGYAKTAFGLADWAADRCVGEWSVEGCTVTTGLPPMAPPEARAAGARSLVIGVANQGGVIGESWVGALIEAMEAGLDIVSGLHARLASVPALAEAARRTGRRLIDVRTPPPDIPVGNGRKRSGKRLLTVGTDCALGKKYTALALHRAFLERGIDADFRATGQTGIMIAGGGMPMDAVVSDFEAGAAEMLSPDAAPDHWDLIEGQGSLFNPAYAAVSLGLLHGSQPDVFVVCHDPARKVILGMENFALPAIEEVIDLTVRLGSRTNPAIRCAGVSLNTASLDAEAAETLMTAERARLGLPVADPIRGGAAFDALVNSILA, encoded by the coding sequence ATGGCTACTGTGCTGCAACAGCGCGTGGACGCCGATCGGGCGGGCGTTCCCACCCTGCCGCAGCCTTATCTCCTCTTTTTGGGCGATACGGTCGAGCCCGGCTACGCCAAGACGGCCTTCGGGCTCGCCGACTGGGCGGCGGACCGCTGCGTTGGCGAATGGTCGGTTGAGGGATGCACGGTCACTACCGGCCTGCCGCCGATGGCGCCGCCGGAAGCACGCGCCGCAGGCGCCCGGTCGCTGGTCATCGGCGTGGCGAACCAGGGCGGCGTCATCGGCGAAAGCTGGGTCGGCGCGCTCATCGAGGCGATGGAGGCAGGGCTCGACATCGTGAGCGGGCTCCACGCGCGGCTCGCTAGCGTGCCCGCCCTCGCCGAGGCGGCGCGGCGCACCGGACGGCGGCTGATCGACGTTCGAACCCCGCCGCCCGACATTCCCGTCGGCAATGGGCGAAAGCGCAGCGGCAAGCGGTTGCTGACGGTCGGCACCGACTGTGCGCTCGGCAAGAAATATACCGCGCTCGCGCTCCACCGGGCTTTCCTGGAACGCGGGATCGACGCCGATTTCAGGGCCACTGGCCAGACCGGGATCATGATTGCGGGCGGGGGCATGCCGATGGACGCCGTCGTCTCGGACTTCGAGGCGGGCGCGGCAGAGATGCTGAGCCCCGACGCGGCGCCCGACCACTGGGACCTCATCGAGGGGCAGGGCTCGCTCTTCAATCCCGCCTATGCTGCGGTGTCGCTTGGGCTCCTCCATGGCAGCCAACCCGACGTCTTCGTCGTCTGCCACGATCCCGCGCGCAAGGTGATCCTCGGGATGGAGAATTTTGCGCTTCCTGCGATCGAGGAGGTGATCGACCTCACCGTTCGTCTTGGAAGTCGCACCAATCCGGCCATCCGCTGCGCGGGCGTCAGCCTCAATACCGCAAGCCTCGATGCCGAAGCCGCCGAGACGCTGATGACGGCAGAGCGCGCGCGCCTCGGCCTGCCTGTTGCCGATCCGATCCGCGGCGGCGCGGCGTTCGACGCGCTCGTGAATTCCATCCTTGCATGA